In Osmia bicornis bicornis unplaced genomic scaffold, iOsmBic2.1, whole genome shotgun sequence, the sequence TCATAATATAAACCGTCCGTCACCAAATCCTTTACCAGAATCGCATACCAAGAACAATCCATGTCATCATCATGTAGCCAGAAGAGCGCAAAGTCGTAGACACCCaaggtgtttggtccgcgggagctatattatttcgctcctaccctccatgcactccgaaaagtgcaagGCGGgcgttcccctatccgccacctggggacgcgccacgtcggggtatcacctccccgcctatcctggaCAACCAGGTAGGTTCGTGggacctaaccctaacctaacctaacctaacctaacctaacctttttttttttttttttttggagttgatggaagaggaaaatgcctTTACGCACGCGCGGGCTACCCTCTGTTcgcactattcggctagagaggacccgggcagtgtgggactcgtatcccctgaaggggggcctggcgcccattggtgggggcaaacccaaagaggcaacccagaaggggcaacctgaTAGCCCTACCCTAAATGGTGGGCTCAAAAGATAGGGTCACAGCCCGGAAGGGGCGACCCGGCGGTACCCAGAAGGGGCGTCCGCGGCCTGatacactacccactaaaaacccctcccctgacgtaggccgccggaaccgtttcatcctttgaggatatcccacatgaacacagcgatagccgcaacggcgcttcggctccctagctttcatgacgctttcgtccaccctcaatccgccatgcgcatatcaagctataagggattgaggatccacgccgttacacctccgatcaagcggtaggacatttcaacctgtacggtaagacacaggatttttcttcgactacgaccaggaaccggaggaacttcccgctcaacgggtgatcgcgccatgtcttcgcctgcctagctcttgccaggacaggggttcctcttcgaccacggccaggaccgggacatcttgcctcccgttgaccgcgccatgtcttggtccaccttgtaggatgctgaagatgtgcattatccctgaggtcatctctcccacctgaccttccacgaggacaggcctttttcttcagcaacggtcggcaccgaggggatatcctcaaggatcacaccatcccggcgtgaccacgccacctcttcgcctgcctagcattttgccaggacaggggttcctcttcgaccacggccaggaccgggacatcttgccttccgttgaccgtgccgtgtcttggtccaccttgtaggatgctgaagatgtgcattatccctgaggtcatctctcccacctgaccttccacgaggacaggccatttttcttcagcgacgatcggcaccggggggacatcctcaaggatcgcaccatcccggcgtgaccgcgccacctcttctaaggctgcaatcctcgatgacctgttccACGCACACTCGCACACACTCGCGCATTCTCACAAGATCTCAAgcacacaaaataaataattaagtatattaataaataaacgaaaactCACCCGTGTTCTGCATCACCCCTTCAGAGCGTCCTCTTCCCACTGCTGCGCCCCAACCACGACTGTCCTTGTCCTCTTCGCCGTCTTCCATCTTcacgccccccttttagtcgcctcttacgacaggcaggggttaccgtggctgtattctaaaccccccagccacaggggtgaccctaacctaacctaacccaacctaacctaacctaacctaacctaacctaacctttttttttttacgtggaggaaatcttcgaaagacgcccccagcccccctggggaagagccgagggtagtgccggatttttaccggctaaaaccaccacggtgACCTGCACAGGGCTGTGgtaagggccccgggaccACTAACGAGAAACACCGGGACCCCCCCGCCCTTGGCGCATAGCGCCCCATCTCGGGGGAGGATCTAACCTTTGACCCTCCCCCTAAGTGGCTGCTCCACCAACGTCAGGGGCCACACCTGACGCCggccactcctcgggccgcgtgcaatggcgaccggggccccagccccggccaccTGCGGCTCAGCGACACCAAATGGGAGCCGCTAGATCTGTGATGGGGGGAGAGCGCAAGTCCCTCCCCCATCCAATCCCCCTGGGGGAGGTCGGAGCCCCCCCCCCCACTACATCTGCCCTGGGGAGCAGCCAAAACTCCCCCCCAACCTATCACCCTGGGGGAGGCCGAAGCCTCCCCCCACTACATCTACTTTGGGGGGAAGCCCAAGCCCCCCCCCCTGATCTTGTTAGGGGCGGCGGGCAGAAGTAtcaaggcccaccgccccgtcCTCCTCAGCTCACTGTGCCGTCGGGGGGCCTCCCCCCCGCCAGAAAATCGTGGCGCAGGCCTCCGCCTCGTACTTGAAAGGTACGAGAAAGGTATCGCCGCTGCGTGGGAGATCGTGCGGTATCCCCTCACGACCCTGATGGCCATCCTCCTTTCCACTCGCTGCAGCACAGTTTGGCTGCGGCGAGACGCCATCAGGGCCTCAGCCCATATGGGCGAGCCATATAGGGCCacgctccgcacgatccccgtgTAAaggcggcgaaccttctcgctCGGCCCCCCGATACTGGGCAGCACCCGCCCAAGAGCGATTGCTACCATGTCTAATCGGGGGGCAAGGCGGTCGAAATGCCTTTCGAagtgccagtggctgtccaggtggaggccaagATACTTGAACCCTTCACCCACCTGGACCCTGGTGTCACCTACCCGGATCCAAGACTGGGGCGGCggtgcaaccccacgccgaggcgagtaaaatcacatcgcctcggtcttgtggggCGCTATCTGTAGCCCCAGCATCTGGATCGCCGCTGCGACGGCAGCCACGCCAACCTCCGCTAGACGACTGGTCCTGCCCCAGTCCCGGTCGGTGGCAAACATGTGGGTGTCGTCTGCAAAACACGTAATGCTTACACCGTCCGGGACCACGACCCGCAAAGCTGGGTTGTACCCCACATTCCACACTGGGGGCCCCAAACGGGACCCCTCATCGACGTCCCTCCGATAGACATGTCCGTCCCGGCCCACATACTCGATGAATCTATCCCGTAGGTAGTCTCCGATTATCCTTCTCAGTACTGGGGGCACTACATGTTCAGCGAGTGCCCCCATTATCACCCCATGGGGTAGGGTGTTAAAGGCGTTCACTATGTCGAGTGAAACGCCCaccgccaccccaccccgggacgtggccgagtcgcattGGGAGCGCAGCGAGTCGAgcgcgtcgatggtgctgcgccCCCGTCTAAAACCGTACTGCGACCCGGCCAGATCAGGTCCTACCCGGGATAGGTGCTCGGCGAGGCGGTCAGCTATAACGCTTTCTAAAAGCTTCCCGATCTCGTCGAGCAAAACTATGGGCCGGTACGCGGAGGGACTCTCCGCGGGCCGTCCTTCCTTTCTTAGCAGGACCAGTCGTCCATCCTTCCATGCGGAGGGAAATACACCCTCCTTAAgacaggcgctgaagaggcgtctcaatcgcGGTCCAAGGACGCGCAGGGCCAATACCCAGGCCCGGCCGGGGtcgccgtcggggcccggagcggTGTTTCGAGCCCCCATGCGCCTAACGGCCTCGGCCAGCTCCCGCTCTGTGACCCCCATGTCGTCGGTCCATTCCACTTGGACCGGCGGGGGCCAGGGGTGGCTACCGTCGTCACGAGGAAACAACGTGTCCACCACCTGGCCCAAGAACTGGGGGTCTAGGCTCTCCGTCActgggggcgcccagggccttaGTTTGCCCATTGCCCACAtataagggcgcccccacggatCGGCATCAAGAGAGCCGAGGAGCTCCTGCCATGCCCGGGACTTGGCCTCCCTGATGGCCAGCTGCAGAGCTACCACTAATACACGGTAGCACCCGTACAGCTCTTCCTCCCCCGCTGGGTCGCGGTTTCTTCTCCGACGGGCCCTTTGCGACTGGCGTCGGGCGACGTTGCAGTTCTGCCGAAGTAGGCGGCCCGTCTGGGGAGGCatttggcccggggcatggcgacGTCACAGATCGCCTTCATCGTGCCCCGGAACCATTTTACCTCCTCCCCTGAATCCGCGACTGGACCGACCGGTTGCTCCGGCCAGGTCATAGcgagggctgcggccatcagcgcGTCCCTGTCAAGCCTCTTCAGCGCCAATCTCAGCGGCGGGCGACGTTCGGGGGTGGAGAATCCGAGGCGGATGTAGCGATGGTCGCTAAGCGTCTCCGCCTCCTCCACCACCCTCCAACTCTGCACCATGCGTGCAGCCGAGGGAGTCGCGAACGATAGGTCAACTATCGACTCCCCCCGAGCGCGCACGCAGGTGCTGACCGAGCCCCGGTTCAGCAGCCGGAGctcgaattccgccgcccacTCGAGTACCGCCTCACCCCTCGCGtcagtcctcggggacccccacgATTGGGCAtgggagttgaaatccccgagggcGAGTGCCGGTCGGGGGTAGCAACAGGAGACTACATCTCCCACCCTACCTAAACACTCTTCGAACGCCGTGAGGGACCAACTGGGCGGGCAGTAGACGCCCACCACCGCGGTATCGCACCAGAGCACCGCCACAAACCCCCGCCCCCGTTCTATTAGCGTAGGGGGCCGGGCAAAGGCGGTGCCAATCACTGCCACGGAGCCGCCGTCATCCCCGAACCAGTCGTGTCTGTCCGGAACTCgatacggctccgcggccccAGCCAGCGCTAttttccactcggccaggtgATGCAGAAGAAGATCTTgcgccctggccgagtggttcaggTTGCCCTGTATTATGGGCCCTTCGGGCCTCATTGCTTTTTGGAGGGAGAGACCGCCTCCACGGCCTTACCTCCTTTTGGTGTGGCGGACCTGCCACCCCTCTTCTTCTTAGGCGCAGCAGCCTTAGTTGGCTGCTGCTGCGCCTGTTGCGGGGGTGCTAGTCCCCCCTGGACGGCGCCCTTCTCCTTATTGGGCCTCCGGGACTTGGGGGCGCACGACTTCGCCCCCAACCGGTGCCCCGCGTTTCGCACCAAGTCGGTGCACAAGGGGCACCGCGGGGAGGCGCTGCATGTGGCGGCCTTATGGTCCGACTCGCCGCAAACATAGCAGCGATCGGACCGATCCACCACGCACGTGCACCGCTGCCTCGCATGGCCTTTTTCGAGGCAGCGGAAACACTGCAAAGGCCGCGCCGGCAGCGCCTCGACCCTGGCTGACGACCAGCCAACCAGGATCCTCCCGGAGGCAGCTATTTTTTTAAGCGCCGTCAGGGGCATTTTGCCCAGACAGTGCCTAGCCGCGCCGGGGAGATTCTGATCTCCCCGACCTTTAGATCGGCTGGGGCACAACCCCCCACAGCGGCCAAGGCTGCCGCAACCTCCACTGGGGTCACCGAGTCATCGAGGCCCGAAATCCTCATCTCGCCCATATTCATGGGGCGAGACACCCGGACCTCGGTGCCCTCGAACACCGCCTGAAGGCGACCGGCTAGCGCAGCCGCCCTCTCGGTGCGCTCCTCGCCCGGTATTTCGAGTACCAGGCCGCCAGTAACCGCCCGGCGGGGTCGAATCTCCGTTATTCCAATGGTCCGGAGATCGACCCTTTCCCGGGCGGTGGCCATCACCTCGGCGTACGTGGCCTTGGCCTCTGGGGCCAAAGTCAAGGTGACGGCCGCTGTTTTAGGCGGCCTGGTTACCTTCCTCTTCGGTGCGGGGACTGAGGCAGCTGGTTtcttggggggggggggctgGCACTCTGCTGCGTCCCTCGCAGCGCTGAGCCACCGGGTGTCGGTGGTGgcccctccttcttcttctcctggGCCCTCTTGGCCTTGCGGCCGACCACTGTGGCCCAACTTTCCCCCTGAGAGACAAGGCGGGTCTCCTCCTGGATGCCCCGCATCCTCGCCTCCAGGGTGGACTCCCTCTTCACCTGGGGAGGCTGGCCTCTCCCCACCTGCTGGCCCTTGCCGCTGGTTGTACAGGACCGGGGGGTGACCTTAGCACTCGCAGCCACTTCCCCCTTCTTCTTAATGGGCGGGACTTCCTTGCCCCCTCTGGACTGCAGAGCCCCCATAAACTCTGCCCTGAGGGAGGAGACCTGCTGCATGAGGGCAGCAAGGCACACCCTGATGTCCCCCCCTTCGGGGTCGATCGCCTCCACCCGGGAAATCCTGGGCACAGCCTTGGATGGAGCAGGGGCAGCCCTCTTGGCACGGATGGGGGCGGGCGACGCCACCTCCATCCAGGAGGGACCAGCCACTGGGTCGGGCATAGCCACCTCCTGTTCCGGCCTCCTCTTCTTGATTCCTCCCTGCTCCGCCAGGGGGCAGGCCGGTCTAGCCGCCTTTCCGGCGCGGGCGGGGGCAACGAAGATGGGGGCCTCAACCGCCAGCAGGCGACCCCGCACCTCCGCCAGCTCGTTGGTCAGGGTGAGCGGCAGCTCACCCTGTTTGCTGATCTGCTCCTCTCGTTGGCGGAGCTGAAGCCTCAATCGTGCCAACTCCTCCTCTCCGCTGTCCGGAGACGTTCTCTTGGCCATCTCTACGTTGATGGCCCTTATACGCCGGGCAGCCAGCCGGAGGGACCTCTGAAAGGTCCCTTTGACCCCTTTGGACACGGAGGCAACCCTCTCCACATCCGCAGTCAGCTCGAGTGTCTGCGCTGACAGAGCCGTCATAGGCTCGTAGCGGTGCTCCAACTCGAGCTACTCCTGCTCCGGCAGGGGAATGCTGCTCTTACTTGGGGCGGGTGGAGGGAGAAAGCGGTCCAGCACCCTCTCCTTATCCGACATGAGGCCAGCATAGTTGACGGCGGTCGACGGCCTTCCTCTCCTCGACGATCTGTCCAGCGAGGTAGCGGACGTGTACGACTCATCAGGATCATCCCCGCTGTCAGTGCGGGCAGAAGATACCCTCCCCGATGCCGAGGACCTCTTTCTTCCACGGGAGTGCGAGCCTCCCCTTTTCGCCCTCTGGGGGCGGGGTGCGGCGGACAAGTTCGCGTTACCCTCGGTACTAACCTGCACCGCCTGCTCTCTATCCGTATCCGTGTGCGTAGCCGCTTCCATCATAGTAACATCCCATccaatttgttttttgttttgtttaacGTCTTCCATaatgttcccacgagtggggcGGTccgtgggtccacccgggcagagccgccttacccgggtaaggctaagtacacccgggggttcgccaggtaccccggggatGGCCGCTAgggactgatgcacccatcagccatgtccggcgcttactccgggcacgccctcctcaccgcgcaccgcagcttggagctagggattttttatagatgttgtcatcctcgcgggccggccaatgaaggcaagccccccgttccagcgagacgtgaccactgggttacggtgtaattgcttgggcactccgggttcgctacccgcaccagaccgccacgcagcctggtccctggagaactcaacgacgctgcagccaccttttcgcctctccgacccaggccttaccggcaagggaggccctaccaggatccgtagatcccaccggtaTCGCCCGGGGTCTTCTGCGAGgatacttcgacagcagcaagcgcccccctttcagtcgccttgtacgacaggcaggggttaccgtgtctgtattctatcccccagtcacaggggaggttttgatgggtattccttcccttggtgtttggtccgcgggagctatttaatttcactcctaccctccatgcactccgaaaagtgcatggcgagtgTAATGTCGCggagttctccctctcactgagttctccgcgtacttttgtatgatttaatctacgttgttagttaggtagaggttcttacttacctttcgctgggcgaggatacctgtagaaataagtcgtcctggtggatgtagacagtagggtagacgttaattgaagttcacacacttccgagcacaacaaatgtttattggtagttcgtacagttcttaacttgcgcgtgttttacaattgacgaattgctctgtcgggtctctgggtcccgtagcagagtcgtattttgcggattttgtacgcgtgttagaataaaatccggattcgcgttaacggactggccgattctgaacgagtttcacggaagtgatcgggtcgcaATGactttgagtctgcactaaatttgatctgatacgagttctgtactatagttggtctgtactcgggcggtttggtctcgttattatatattgattaatgaggtcgacttttgatttggcaattcgggtgaaccacctcgtccggatcgtcagcgttctcgccgtacgacgtcccggctgagttgctcactcagaatttttgcggagcgatgaatttggatggtgcaatagaagttcaaagaatttgtatcgcgaaatgtaagtttaaagaatctgtatagcgaaatataagtttaaagaatttaggtcgcgaaatagcggcttaaagagtttgggtggcgaaatagaaattttaaagaatgcgtcacaggacgtgacacctggccgcctagattgttgcatatcggtacgatatcaacaaataaatctggaaagaaaattttctttaagcgattgtgttatccaaattcatagtttgcggttttatgagttagatgagttttacaattttaaggtgagtgtaattacaatatttttttgttggtgtgaatttgttgcgctgggtaaaaatttttttctttttttttttttgctaatatttttttttgcgtttacgaattggtatgttacaaagagtaaatggttttCGGATGACCATTTACTTCCCTCCCCGCTGAGATTGAGGCGGTAGGGGTGCGTAGCGGAACTACATATAGTGCGTgtactgaataatattgtagaccgacactt encodes:
- the LOC123988814 gene encoding uncharacterized protein LOC123988814, which encodes MRPEGPIIQGNLNHSARAQDLLLHHLAEWKIALAGAAEPYRVPDRHDWFGDDGGSVAVIGTAFARPPTLIERGRGFVAVLWCDTAVVGVYCPPSWSLTAFEECLGRVGDVVSCCYPRPALALGDFNSHAQSWGSPRTDARGEAVLEWAAEFELRLLNRGSVSTCVRARGESIVDLSFATPSAARMVQSWRVVEEAETLSDHRYIRLGFSTPERRPPLRLALKRLDRDALMAAALAMTWPEQPVGPVADSGEEVKWFRGTMKAICDVAMPRAKCLPRRAAYFGRTATSPDASRKGPVGEETATQRGRKSCTGATVY